The following coding sequences lie in one Girardinichthys multiradiatus isolate DD_20200921_A chromosome 13, DD_fGirMul_XY1, whole genome shotgun sequence genomic window:
- the eya3 gene encoding eyes absent homolog 3 isoform X1, producing MDDSQELPAKKAKIETDGEQETEQSNLSADGTPAVVLASSQKDGSYSALSTAQLDAGEQEQASSSRGEPDQLISDAVNSYSHADADAAQSDYTQQVYQEANPAVTSYTSQVAFPPLAQSTVYSSFPQSGQTYGLPPFGALWPGIKTETGLPEAPSTGQPGFLSFSTAYTSTQPGQLHYSYPSQGSSFTTSSVYSNIPSATAISTASAAAGPQDFSSYSSLGQTQFSQYYQLPPNYTPAGLTSSDEHSAGAGVAGYSAVKSEEAAPAGLPPRDASPPENLPAAAALPTGGARDQEEAGRRNSVGKSKGKAKKSESSSPAGSDLERIFLWDLDETIIIFHSLLTGTYAQKFGKDPATMLNLGLQMEELIFELADTHLFFNDLEECDQVHIEDVASDDNGQDLSNYNFLADGFSGSSGGGAAAGATTGVQGGVEWMRKLAFRYRRLKEIYNSYKGNVGGLLNPIKRELLLRLQSEIENVTDSWLTTALKSLLLIQSRGKCMNVLVTTTQLVPALAKVLLYGLGDIFPIENIYSATKIGKESCFERIVSRFGKKVTYVVIGDGRDEEFAAKQHNMPFWRISTHGDLVSLHQALELDFL from the exons ATGGACGACTCGCAGGAGCTTCCG GCGAAGAAGGCAAAGATCGAGACAGACGGTGAACAGGAGACTGAGCAGAG TAACTTAAGTGCAGATGGGACCCCAGCTGTTGTTCTGGCTTCATCACAAAAGGACGGCTCTTACTCTGCTCTGTCTACAGCCCAGCTTGATGCAG GTGAACAGGAGCAGGCgagcagcagcagaggagaACCAGACCAACTGATCAGCGATGCTGTGAACTCGTACTCACATGCAG ATGCCGACGCAGCCCAATCTGACTACACCCAGCAGGTTTATCAGGAGGCAAA CCCTGCAGTGACGTCCTACACCAGCCAGGTGGCGTTCCCTCCTCTGGCCCAGTCCACCGTGTACTCGTCCTTCCCTCAGAGTGGACAGACCTACGGCCTCCCACCCTTCG GTGCTCTGTGGCCAGGTATTAAAACTGAGACAGGGCTGCCTGAGGCGCCCTCCACTGGCCAGCCTGGGTTCCTAAGCTTCAGCACGGCATACACCTCCACCCAGCCAGGCCAGCTGCACTACTCTTACCCGAGCCAAG GCTCCAGCTTCACCACATCCAGCGTGTACTCCAACATCCCCTCAGCTACAGCCATCAGCACCGCCTCTGCAGCTGCTGGACCGCAG GATTTCAGCAGCTACAGCTCTCTGGGACAGACCCAGTTCTCGCAGTACTACCAACTTCCTCCCAATTACACGCCTGCCGGTCTGACCAGCAGCGATGAACACAGCGCCGGGGCCGGTGTCGCCGGATATTCAGCGGTGAAGTCTGAAGAGGCTGCCCCAGCCGGACTGCCCCCCAGAG ATGCGTCCCCACCTGAGAACCTCCCAGCAGCTGCAGCCCTTCCCACAGGTGGAGCCAGAGATCAGGAGGAGGCAGGTCGAAGGAACTCTGTGGGAAAGTCTAAAGGCAAGGCCAAGAAGTCGGAAAGCTCCTCGCCTGCCGGCAGTGATCTGGAG CGCATCTTTCTGTGGGATCTGGATGAGACCATCATCATCTTCCACTCTCTGCTCACCGGCACTTACGCGCAGAAGTTCGGCAAG GACCCGGCGACGATGTTGAACCTCGGGCTGCagatggaggagctgatctttgAGCTGGCAGACACTCATCTTTTCTTCAACGACCTGGAG gAATGTGATCAGGTCCATATCGAGGATGTGGCGTCTGATGATAATGGGCAGGACCTGAG TAACTACAACTTCTTGGCCGATGGCTTCAGTGGTTCCAGcggtggaggagcagcagcaggagccACCACAGGGGTCCAGGGTGGGGTGGAGTGGATGCGTAAACTGGCCTTCCGGTACCGCCGGCTAAAAGAGATCTACAACAGCTACAAAGGGAATGTGGGGG GTCTGCTGAACCCCATAAAGAGAGAACTGCTTCTACGGCTTCAATCTGAGATCGAGAACGTCACGGACTCGTGGCTCACCACAGCTCTGAAGTCTCTGCTACTCATCCAGTCCAG AGGGAAGTGCATGAACGTGTTGGTCACCACCACTCAGCTGGTTCCGGCTCTGGCCAAAGTTCTGCTGTACGGCCTGGGAGACATCTTCCCCATTGAGAACATCTACAGCGCCACAAAGATCG GGAAGGAGAGCTGCTTCGAGAGGATCGTCTCTCGCTTTGGGAAGAAGGTGACGTACGTGGTGATCGGTGACGGTCGAGATGAGGAGTTTGCAGCCAAGCAG CACAACATGCCTTTCTGGAGGATCTCCACTCACGGCGACCTCGTCTCCCTCCATCAGGCGCTGGAACTGGACTTCTTGTAA
- the eya3 gene encoding eyes absent homolog 3 isoform X2: MDDSQELPAKKAKIETDGEQETEQSNLSADGTPAVVLASSQKDGSYSALSTAQLDAGEQEQASSSRGEPDQLISDAVNSYSHADADAAQSDYTQQVYQEANPAVTSYTSQVAFPPLAQSTVYSSFPQSGQTYGLPPFGSSFTTSSVYSNIPSATAISTASAAAGPQDFSSYSSLGQTQFSQYYQLPPNYTPAGLTSSDEHSAGAGVAGYSAVKSEEAAPAGLPPRDASPPENLPAAAALPTGGARDQEEAGRRNSVGKSKGKAKKSESSSPAGSDLERIFLWDLDETIIIFHSLLTGTYAQKFGKDPATMLNLGLQMEELIFELADTHLFFNDLEECDQVHIEDVASDDNGQDLSNYNFLADGFSGSSGGGAAAGATTGVQGGVEWMRKLAFRYRRLKEIYNSYKGNVGGLLNPIKRELLLRLQSEIENVTDSWLTTALKSLLLIQSRGKCMNVLVTTTQLVPALAKVLLYGLGDIFPIENIYSATKIGKESCFERIVSRFGKKVTYVVIGDGRDEEFAAKQHNMPFWRISTHGDLVSLHQALELDFL; this comes from the exons ATGGACGACTCGCAGGAGCTTCCG GCGAAGAAGGCAAAGATCGAGACAGACGGTGAACAGGAGACTGAGCAGAG TAACTTAAGTGCAGATGGGACCCCAGCTGTTGTTCTGGCTTCATCACAAAAGGACGGCTCTTACTCTGCTCTGTCTACAGCCCAGCTTGATGCAG GTGAACAGGAGCAGGCgagcagcagcagaggagaACCAGACCAACTGATCAGCGATGCTGTGAACTCGTACTCACATGCAG ATGCCGACGCAGCCCAATCTGACTACACCCAGCAGGTTTATCAGGAGGCAAA CCCTGCAGTGACGTCCTACACCAGCCAGGTGGCGTTCCCTCCTCTGGCCCAGTCCACCGTGTACTCGTCCTTCCCTCAGAGTGGACAGACCTACGGCCTCCCACCCTTCG GCTCCAGCTTCACCACATCCAGCGTGTACTCCAACATCCCCTCAGCTACAGCCATCAGCACCGCCTCTGCAGCTGCTGGACCGCAG GATTTCAGCAGCTACAGCTCTCTGGGACAGACCCAGTTCTCGCAGTACTACCAACTTCCTCCCAATTACACGCCTGCCGGTCTGACCAGCAGCGATGAACACAGCGCCGGGGCCGGTGTCGCCGGATATTCAGCGGTGAAGTCTGAAGAGGCTGCCCCAGCCGGACTGCCCCCCAGAG ATGCGTCCCCACCTGAGAACCTCCCAGCAGCTGCAGCCCTTCCCACAGGTGGAGCCAGAGATCAGGAGGAGGCAGGTCGAAGGAACTCTGTGGGAAAGTCTAAAGGCAAGGCCAAGAAGTCGGAAAGCTCCTCGCCTGCCGGCAGTGATCTGGAG CGCATCTTTCTGTGGGATCTGGATGAGACCATCATCATCTTCCACTCTCTGCTCACCGGCACTTACGCGCAGAAGTTCGGCAAG GACCCGGCGACGATGTTGAACCTCGGGCTGCagatggaggagctgatctttgAGCTGGCAGACACTCATCTTTTCTTCAACGACCTGGAG gAATGTGATCAGGTCCATATCGAGGATGTGGCGTCTGATGATAATGGGCAGGACCTGAG TAACTACAACTTCTTGGCCGATGGCTTCAGTGGTTCCAGcggtggaggagcagcagcaggagccACCACAGGGGTCCAGGGTGGGGTGGAGTGGATGCGTAAACTGGCCTTCCGGTACCGCCGGCTAAAAGAGATCTACAACAGCTACAAAGGGAATGTGGGGG GTCTGCTGAACCCCATAAAGAGAGAACTGCTTCTACGGCTTCAATCTGAGATCGAGAACGTCACGGACTCGTGGCTCACCACAGCTCTGAAGTCTCTGCTACTCATCCAGTCCAG AGGGAAGTGCATGAACGTGTTGGTCACCACCACTCAGCTGGTTCCGGCTCTGGCCAAAGTTCTGCTGTACGGCCTGGGAGACATCTTCCCCATTGAGAACATCTACAGCGCCACAAAGATCG GGAAGGAGAGCTGCTTCGAGAGGATCGTCTCTCGCTTTGGGAAGAAGGTGACGTACGTGGTGATCGGTGACGGTCGAGATGAGGAGTTTGCAGCCAAGCAG CACAACATGCCTTTCTGGAGGATCTCCACTCACGGCGACCTCGTCTCCCTCCATCAGGCGCTGGAACTGGACTTCTTGTAA